A single genomic interval of Leptospira stimsonii harbors:
- a CDS encoding helix-turn-helix domain-containing protein: MKEHKDQKKPDRNSEFSLDRSAEELNIPRARITQVLNEVLGTNFYNFVNESRVREFIRLSDSSPEERTFRFALGYRSRFYSKSTFNPSFKRIVGSTPSLYISEKRQKNES; the protein is encoded by the coding sequence GTGAAAGAACATAAGGATCAAAAAAAGCCGGATCGGAACAGTGAATTCTCCCTGGACCGATCGGCCGAAGAATTGAACATTCCAAGAGCTCGTATCACGCAGGTTTTAAACGAGGTTCTGGGAACGAATTTCTACAATTTTGTAAACGAATCTAGAGTTCGTGAATTCATTCGTCTTTCGGATTCTTCTCCGGAAGAAAGAACTTTCCGTTTTGCACTTGGCTATCGAAGCCGGTTTTATTCCAAATCCACCTTCAACCCGTCCTTCAAGAGAATCGTGGGATCGACTCCTTCCCTTTATATCTCCGAAAAAAGGCAAAAAAATGAGTCTTAG
- a CDS encoding YHYH protein yields the protein MIQKTILILMIGLSVLLCKKDEKNDDLTIATLGFIAATGFCNGTLATTGTGVSKATATIDSSSGCVTGVTTCMDSALPSWIKDNFKCSTAYVSGSSYVFKSQNVPNTKSYYYGSTSPLFEALPGGNTPAGNNSISSQKLVYAIPSTPTKGTGTVSTQGGLVSIGITVNGLAIFNNAAAPPDTLAVEAMTFDNFGGHPQNQGVYHHHAAVTKVSNNDANLIGIILDGYAIYGEKCDNGTAATGDDFTPTLDSLHGHTAATVHFSTPTYHYHYVLDATATIKTLMGSYFYGTIGSVSN from the coding sequence ATGATTCAAAAAACGATTCTTATACTTATGATCGGCCTTTCCGTTTTACTTTGTAAAAAGGACGAGAAAAACGACGATCTTACGATTGCGACCTTGGGATTTATCGCGGCGACCGGATTTTGTAACGGAACGCTTGCTACGACCGGAACCGGAGTTTCCAAGGCGACCGCGACGATCGATTCTTCTTCCGGTTGTGTGACGGGTGTTACGACTTGTATGGACTCGGCTCTTCCTTCTTGGATCAAAGACAATTTTAAATGTTCTACGGCTTATGTTTCCGGGAGTTCCTACGTTTTTAAATCGCAGAACGTTCCGAATACGAAGAGTTACTACTACGGTTCCACGTCTCCCCTGTTCGAAGCTCTTCCGGGAGGTAATACTCCTGCGGGGAACAATTCTATCTCCAGTCAAAAATTAGTTTATGCGATTCCTTCCACTCCTACGAAAGGAACCGGAACCGTGAGCACTCAAGGCGGACTCGTATCCATCGGTATCACCGTAAACGGTCTTGCGATTTTCAACAACGCGGCGGCTCCTCCGGATACTCTTGCGGTCGAAGCGATGACCTTTGACAACTTCGGCGGTCACCCTCAAAACCAAGGTGTTTATCATCATCACGCGGCGGTAACAAAAGTCAGCAATAACGATGCGAATTTGATCGGAATCATTTTGGACGGTTATGCGATTTACGGTGAAAAGTGCGACAATGGAACCGCGGCAACCGGCGACGATTTTACGCCAACATTAGATTCTTTGCATGGACATACCGCGGCTACGGTTCACTTTTCGACTCCTACCTATCACTACC